The genomic interval ACCCTATCTGCAAAGGAAGTTACCAGAACCAGGAAAAGCCCTGCAATTATGGCACTTCCAATATTGTCAAAATCAGATATTATTGTTAGCCATTTTGCTCTCTGGGATATTGGGGAATCCTCAGAAACGAGGGAAAGGGAAGGAATTTCTTCTCCACCAACCCCGAATTCAGCAAGCATAAGCCCTATAATAAGAGGGATAAATGTATAGCTTAAAGATATTATTACAATGCCGATGCCATACATAATCATGGTGATTAAAAAAATCTTCTTTCTTCCAATACGATCTGTGAGTATCCCCATTGTAAAGTTTCCGAAGGGCACAAACAATGGGCCTATGAGAAGAACAAGAACCTTATAACTATGTGGAAGAACACCTATGATGGAACCAGCCGCAGCCAGTGGCCCCAATGTAGCGACTATGCCCCAGAAAGTAAGTCCGGATGCGCTTGACATTAACATGAAGCGCTGCTTCGAACTTAGCGTATTATACACCTTTCATTTATAAACTGTTTATTCGTATCCATCTCCCTCCGCCGGTATTGTCCGGATCAGGTTGCACGGGTCGATCCTTATCCTCTCAGCATTTTAGCTCCCCGGTATAACTCTATTTTTAGAAAATATAAATATTTATCCATTGATACTAGGGTAATTATATTCCATTAACTAATTATTTTTTATACCATTTTATAGTATATAGGTTGTGTATGTAATTTTGTGTAAATATAAACCCCCTGTTATCAATGAATTTAATCATTAAATAACAGGGAAGGATACCTCTTTTGATCAGGGAGGTAATAAAATATGGAAAATACACATATAAACATATCGGCTCTTGATAATGTAGATATAGATAAAATACTGAAGCAAACAATAAAAGAGAAAATAGAGAAATTAATGGAAATAGAGTTAAATGCATATTTAGAGGAGAATCCAGGAGTAAAGAATGGAAAATATAAGAGAGACCTAAAAACAAAGTATGGTGAAATAAAACAATTAAATATCCCAAGGGACAGGGATAGCAATTTCCATACACAGGTAATAGAACCATATAACAGGTCTATAGGAATGGAAGATCTTATAGTATCAATGTATTCCAATGGCATATCTACAAGGAGAATAGCAGGTATACTTGAAGATATTTTAGGAAATAAATATTCTAAATCCACAGTATCAAGAATAACAGATTTAACCATGGAAGAGGTTTATAAGTTTATTAACAGGCCACTGGATAAAAGGTATATAGCAGTATTTTTAGATGGTTTATTCTTCTATTTAAGAAGGGGGAATGTAGATAAAGAACCCGTAATATTTGCATTAGGAATTAAAGAAACAGGAGAGTATGAGTTATTAGGATTCTATTTAACAGTTAAAGAATCACATAATGCATATAAGGATGTACTGGAAGACCTCTATAATAGAGGATTAAAGGAGCCATTGTTAATTGTAGCAGATGGAATAAAGAATTTAGATGAAGAAGTAATGGAAATATATCCCGGATCAGAGTTCCAGCTATGTACAATACACTATGCAAGAGGATTAAAATCCAATGTAAGGGAGAAAGATATTGAGGAAATAACTATAGACGCAAATAAGATGTTTAAATGTGATAATAAGGAAGAAGCTATAATAAGATTCAATGATTTTAAATACAAATGGGAGAATAAGTATAGTGCGCCCCACTTACATTTGGACACTTTGAATGATATAGTTAGATTAATGAAATCCTTTATTTTACTATATCTACATAGGCAAACACTATCATCATATTTTTGCAGTATATCCTTGTGATTTTTACTGGGTTGCCAGATATTTTAAGTTCCTAGAATGGTTAACCTGCATATTCTATATATGGCAATAATCATTAATATAGCAGACTCTTAGGATATTGTCATATCTTTATATATTCTCAATGATAACTGTCCTAAATTAAGTGGTGCAGATCACCTTTATAAATACACAGAATTCTGGACACAATCAAACAATTCTCAATTTCAGGTAATCATATACAAATATATGAAATTATGAAGCAATTCCGTTTTAAGGAAAATTCCATTATTACCCTTATTTATACATCGGGCTATAATTACCATGGGATACAGCATAAATATATTATAATATATTTAATAATCCCCAATGGAAAAATACGGGTTGGCAATTGTGGCAATCACTGAAAATGGCCTGGAAATTAGCAGGAAGATTTCAGAGAGTTTTCCGGCAGATATTTTTGCAAGCCAGAGATTCCAGCCTGAAAATAAAGTAAAGATATTTGTTTCATTGAAAGAAACAATAAAGGAGTTATTCACCGGTTATGAAACTATAATATTTATAATGGCACTGGGCGCGGTTGTCCGCCTTATAAGCCCATATATCAAAAATAAATTTGAGGATCCCTGTATAATTGTCATAGATGACGGGGGTAAATTTGTTATTCCGGTTATCGGGGGGCATCATGGTTCAAATGAACTTTCAAAGGGTATTGCAGGAATATTGAA from Ferroplasma acidiphilum carries:
- a CDS encoding IS256 family transposase produces the protein MEIELNAYLEENPGVKNGKYKRDLKTKYGEIKQLNIPRDRDSNFHTQVIEPYNRSIGMEDLIVSMYSNGISTRRIAGILEDILGNKYSKSTVSRITDLTMEEVYKFINRPLDKRYIAVFLDGLFFYLRRGNVDKEPVIFALGIKETGEYELLGFYLTVKESHNAYKDVLEDLYNRGLKEPLLIVADGIKNLDEEVMEIYPGSEFQLCTIHYARGLKSNVREKDIEEITIDANKMFKCDNKEEAIIRFNDFKYKWENKYSAPHLHLDTLNDIVRLMKSFILLYLHRQTLSSYFCSISL